The following proteins come from a genomic window of Paenibacillus spongiae:
- a CDS encoding MFS transporter, producing MAGRSINMSRLKLQLDPTARHNYRIDAIASVLFSMFNVVFNQFYIPMAIREGATNLQVGLLAAAPAIGLLFSPLWAAQIERSNPKPYMIIPNLIGRALILLPAFFGVPLVYVAAALVFQILMGIQAPAYAAMITRVYPAKHRGKLMANVRIMMGALMIPMAFLVGSWMDVSGPSGPLMVASITGVISILVFSKLREGGGTEPVPAPAAKRASLREQMTVIKQNRELGIFLLATFFSGFGNILANPLYQIIQVDRLQLSNLEIGYARATYYACLLISYFVIGWVIDRFSAKHTMVYGIAAFAVVPMLYAFFGNYSAVLVGSGIQGIGDAIWDIGILAYVFRLAPGREAVVFGLHLMLFGIRGTIAPILSTVLVDSVSLTVLLTSASIIGWIGVLVFVLGGRAGSRSGLLEPR from the coding sequence ATGGCGGGCAGATCGATTAACATGTCCCGATTGAAGCTTCAATTGGATCCTACAGCCAGACATAATTACAGGATCGATGCGATCGCTTCCGTACTGTTCAGTATGTTCAACGTGGTTTTCAACCAATTTTACATTCCGATGGCGATTCGTGAAGGCGCTACGAATTTGCAGGTTGGCCTGCTTGCTGCGGCGCCCGCAATCGGTCTGCTGTTCTCCCCGCTCTGGGCGGCTCAAATTGAGAGATCCAATCCGAAGCCGTATATGATTATTCCGAACCTGATTGGCCGGGCACTTATCCTGCTCCCGGCTTTCTTCGGCGTTCCGCTCGTTTACGTGGCGGCTGCGCTCGTCTTCCAGATCTTAATGGGCATACAAGCCCCTGCATACGCAGCCATGATTACGCGCGTATATCCCGCGAAGCATCGCGGCAAGCTGATGGCGAATGTCCGCATTATGATGGGGGCGCTGATGATCCCCATGGCCTTCCTGGTCGGAAGCTGGATGGACGTTTCTGGCCCTTCCGGGCCGCTGATGGTTGCCTCCATTACGGGAGTCATTTCGATTCTCGTCTTCTCGAAGCTGCGGGAGGGCGGAGGAACGGAGCCTGTTCCTGCCCCGGCGGCCAAACGTGCTTCGCTGAGAGAGCAGATGACGGTAATCAAGCAGAACCGCGAACTGGGCATCTTCCTGCTCGCCACCTTCTTCTCCGGCTTCGGCAATATATTGGCTAATCCGCTCTATCAAATCATTCAGGTGGATCGCCTGCAATTGAGCAATTTGGAAATCGGCTATGCGCGCGCCACTTACTATGCATGCTTATTAATCAGTTACTTCGTGATCGGATGGGTTATCGACCGTTTCTCGGCCAAGCATACGATGGTCTACGGGATTGCGGCCTTCGCCGTCGTTCCGATGTTATATGCGTTCTTCGGCAATTACTCCGCCGTATTGGTCGGCAGCGGGATTCAAGGGATCGGGGATGCGATCTGGGATATCGGCATTCTCGCCTATGTGTTCCGTCTGGCGCCTGGACGGGAAGCCGTCGTCTTCGGCCTGCATCTGATGCTGTTCGGTATCCGCGGAACGATCGCGCCGATTCTCAGTACGGTACTCGTGGACAGCGTATCGCTGACCGTGCTGTTGACCAGCGCTTCGATTATCGGCTGGATCGGGGTGCTTGTCTTTGTCCTGGGCGGCAGAGCCGGTTCCAGATCCGGACTTCTGGAACCGCGGTGA
- a CDS encoding AraC family transcriptional regulator produces the protein MKFSFDFLYHTVRGERTHIDDHSHANYELVYYVSGTGTTKIGDIPYRYSDGTFTIIQPGCKHDEYRETDTEVIFICFYYDNERVRFENGLYEDKEGTIRGILKQMLDELGSKDNYYDMALHGLLCQLIAASARLMKGLPKQETSDKVTYAKKYMEQYCTEKIDMVALANSLGYSYDHFRHFFKEKTGYSPTQFMIRNRLEQAKRMLLDTDKTATEVALECGFSNAPQFSMMFKKDTGSSPKAYREHFLLQNL, from the coding sequence GTGAAATTCTCCTTTGATTTTTTGTATCACACGGTAAGGGGAGAGCGGACTCATATCGACGATCACAGTCATGCCAACTATGAACTGGTTTATTATGTGAGCGGGACCGGGACGACGAAGATCGGAGACATCCCGTATCGTTATTCCGACGGCACCTTCACCATTATCCAGCCCGGCTGTAAGCATGATGAATACCGTGAGACCGATACGGAGGTCATCTTCATCTGTTTCTATTACGACAATGAACGCGTTCGGTTCGAGAATGGACTGTATGAGGATAAGGAAGGAACGATCCGGGGGATATTGAAGCAGATGCTGGATGAGCTGGGCAGCAAGGACAATTATTACGATATGGCTCTGCACGGCCTGTTGTGCCAATTGATCGCGGCTTCCGCAAGGCTCATGAAGGGCCTGCCCAAGCAAGAAACGAGCGATAAGGTCACCTACGCCAAAAAATATATGGAGCAGTACTGTACCGAAAAGATTGACATGGTTGCCCTGGCGAACAGTCTCGGGTACAGCTATGATCATTTTCGTCATTTCTTCAAGGAGAAAACGGGTTATTCGCCGACCCAGTTTATGATCCGCAACCGGCTGGAGCAGGCCAAACGGATGCTGCTTGATACCGATAAGACGGCAACTGAGGTTGCGCTGGAATGCGGCTTCAGCAATGCTCCACAGTTCAGTATGATGTTCAAGAAAGATACCGGAAGCTCGCCCAAGGCTTACCGGGAACATTTTTTGCTCCAAAATCTATAA
- a CDS encoding AraC family transcriptional regulator, whose amino-acid sequence MSCKLYKIDETFGSIELPHAHDYVQIWYVSKGTFKHIIQGREYTMMKGSMFVVPPYAVHSFEFDTDKLEIYGCEFQPEFIDYPFRISQLNEIPKLPLSGANVHRIQTLFQDMVEEYEGFKDYYEFVLKGSLLKLLSYIIRETGQNNASLQEDKSGKYWPNINRAVEYIQKHYDEEIRLEHICKYSKISKTYFCHLFKSFTGKTFNDYLNDVRINKSTEFLLRSDLTVTDVCYGVGFNDLTYFSKTFKKYTGVSPSIYKKNAQSTG is encoded by the coding sequence ATGTCTTGCAAGCTGTATAAAATCGATGAGACATTCGGAAGTATTGAACTGCCTCATGCTCATGATTATGTGCAAATCTGGTATGTGAGCAAGGGAACGTTCAAACACATCATTCAAGGCCGTGAGTACACTATGATGAAGGGAAGCATGTTTGTCGTTCCGCCCTATGCCGTGCACAGCTTTGAATTCGACACCGACAAGCTGGAAATCTACGGGTGCGAATTTCAGCCGGAATTTATCGACTATCCGTTCCGGATAAGCCAACTGAACGAAATACCGAAATTGCCGTTATCGGGCGCTAATGTACACCGGATTCAAACGCTATTTCAAGATATGGTGGAGGAGTACGAGGGATTCAAGGACTATTACGAATTTGTGCTGAAAGGCAGCTTGCTCAAGCTGTTGTCCTACATTATCCGGGAAACCGGGCAGAATAATGCCTCCCTGCAGGAGGATAAGTCAGGCAAGTATTGGCCCAATATTAATCGGGCGGTTGAATATATCCAGAAGCATTACGACGAAGAAATCCGGTTGGAGCACATTTGCAAATATTCCAAAATATCAAAAACGTATTTTTGCCATTTGTTTAAATCGTTTACCGGAAAAACGTTCAACGATTACTTAAACGACGTGCGAATCAATAAATCGACCGAATTTCTGCTCCGGTCCGACTTGACCGTGACCGATGTGTGCTATGGCGTCGGTTTTAACGATTTGACTTATTTTTCGAAGACGTTCAAGAAGTACACCGGCGTATCGCCATCCATCTACAAGAAGAATGCCCAAAGCACCGGGTAG